The Hyphomicrobium sp. MC1 genome window below encodes:
- a CDS encoding HypC/HybG/HupF family hydrogenase formation chaperone: MLTSPAASAMNDFYPLGEVEMCIGAPMKVIRANDLSAICDRDGVQEDIDTSLVGQVQTGDWLLVFLKVARRRLDDTEAALVAEALRGLEAAMAGENVSGFFSDLETREPSLPPHLERARRSGASVG, encoded by the coding sequence ATGCTGACGTCGCCTGCCGCTTCGGCGATGAACGATTTCTATCCACTTGGAGAAGTTGAGATGTGCATCGGCGCGCCCATGAAGGTCATTCGCGCAAATGACCTCTCGGCCATCTGCGATAGGGACGGCGTGCAGGAAGACATCGACACCAGTCTCGTCGGTCAAGTCCAGACTGGAGACTGGCTTCTCGTGTTCCTCAAAGTGGCGCGAAGGCGGCTTGACGATACTGAGGCGGCGCTTGTCGCCGAAGCCCTGCGCGGCCTCGAAGCGGCAATGGCCGGAGAAAACGTCTCCGGATTCTTCTCCGATCTCGAAACGCGAGAGCCGTCTTTGCCTCCGCATCTCGAACGTGCACGCAGATCCGGCGCATCCGTCGGTTAA
- a CDS encoding nickel-dependent hydrogenase large subunit, whose translation MPVIQTPNGFSLDTTGRRIVVDPVTRIEGHMRCEVNVDEHNVIRNAVSTGTMWRGLEVILRGRDPRDAWAFVERICGVCTGCHALASVRAVENALDIRIPKNAHLIREIMAKTLQWHDHVVHFYHLHALDWVNPVNALKADPKATSELQQRVGPNHPMSSPGYFRDVQNRLKRFVESGQLGIFKNGYWDNPAYKLSPEADLMATTHYLEALDLQKEIVKIHTIFGGKNPHPNYMVGGVPCAINMDGDLAAGAPLNMERLNLVKEKIDQAYEFSKNVYIPDVIAIATFYKGWLYGGGLSATNVMDYGDYPKVNYDKSTDQLKGGVILNGNWNEVLPIDPADPNQIQEFVAHSWYTYPDEAKGLHPWDGVTDHNFVLGPNLVGTRTDIKQIDESAKYSWIKSPRWRGHAVEVGPLSRYILNYAQGNGYVIEQVNSSLAAFNALAGTNLTPKQALPSTIGRTLARALEAHYCAEMMREDWNELIANIKDGDSATANVEKWDPATWPKEAKGYGLVAAPRGANGHWIQIKDGKIANYQCIVPTTWNGSPRDPSGNIGAFEASLMNTPMERPDEPVEILRTLHSFDPCLACSTHVMSEDGRELAKVTVR comes from the coding sequence ATGCCTGTCATCCAAACCCCCAACGGTTTCAGCCTGGACACCACCGGGCGCCGTATTGTCGTCGATCCAGTCACCCGCATCGAAGGGCATATGCGTTGCGAGGTGAATGTCGACGAGCATAACGTCATTCGCAACGCCGTCTCGACAGGAACGATGTGGCGAGGACTTGAAGTCATTCTTCGTGGCCGCGATCCACGCGACGCATGGGCCTTCGTCGAACGTATCTGCGGCGTCTGCACAGGCTGTCATGCCCTCGCCTCGGTGCGTGCCGTCGAAAACGCGCTCGACATCCGCATTCCGAAGAATGCGCATCTCATCCGCGAGATCATGGCCAAGACCCTGCAATGGCATGATCACGTCGTGCATTTCTATCATCTGCACGCACTCGACTGGGTCAATCCTGTCAACGCTCTCAAGGCCGATCCCAAGGCGACATCTGAGTTGCAGCAGCGCGTCGGTCCCAACCATCCGATGTCATCGCCCGGCTATTTTCGCGATGTTCAGAACCGCCTAAAGCGTTTTGTTGAATCCGGCCAGCTCGGCATCTTCAAGAACGGCTATTGGGACAATCCGGCTTACAAGCTGTCGCCCGAAGCCGACTTGATGGCCACCACGCATTATCTCGAAGCGCTCGACCTGCAGAAAGAGATCGTCAAGATCCACACGATCTTCGGCGGCAAGAACCCGCATCCGAACTACATGGTCGGCGGCGTTCCCTGCGCCATTAACATGGATGGCGATTTGGCCGCGGGCGCTCCGCTCAACATGGAACGCTTGAACCTCGTCAAGGAGAAGATCGACCAAGCCTACGAGTTCTCCAAGAACGTTTACATCCCAGACGTCATCGCCATCGCGACGTTCTATAAAGGATGGCTCTACGGCGGCGGCCTTTCCGCCACGAACGTCATGGACTACGGCGATTACCCGAAGGTCAACTACGATAAATCGACCGACCAATTAAAGGGCGGCGTCATCCTCAACGGCAACTGGAACGAAGTGCTTCCGATCGATCCGGCCGATCCCAATCAGATTCAGGAATTCGTCGCCCACTCTTGGTATACCTACCCCGATGAGGCCAAAGGCCTTCATCCGTGGGATGGCGTCACTGACCATAACTTCGTGCTCGGCCCGAACCTCGTCGGAACGCGGACGGATATCAAGCAGATCGACGAGTCTGCAAAGTATTCCTGGATCAAGTCGCCGCGGTGGCGCGGCCACGCCGTCGAGGTTGGCCCTCTGTCGCGCTACATTCTCAATTACGCGCAAGGCAATGGCTACGTCATCGAGCAAGTCAACTCGTCGCTCGCTGCATTTAATGCGCTTGCCGGCACGAATTTGACGCCGAAGCAGGCATTGCCCTCTACGATCGGGCGCACGCTCGCGCGTGCGCTTGAAGCGCACTACTGCGCTGAGATGATGCGCGAAGATTGGAACGAGCTCATCGCCAACATCAAGGACGGTGATTCCGCGACCGCCAACGTTGAAAAGTGGGATCCGGCAACCTGGCCAAAGGAAGCCAAGGGCTATGGTCTTGTTGCCGCTCCCCGCGGCGCCAACGGCCACTGGATCCAGATCAAGGACGGCAAGATCGCCAACTACCAGTGCATCGTCCCGACCACCTGGAACGGCTCGCCGCGCGATCCCAGCGGCAATATCGGCGCCTTCGAAGCGTCTTTGATGAATACGCCGATGGAACGCCCGGATGAACCCGTCGAAATTCTGCGGACGCTCCACTCCTTCGATCCATGTCTTGCCTGCTCAACGCACGTCATGAGCGAGGACGGGCGTGAACTTGCCAAAGTTACGGTGCGCTAA
- a CDS encoding HyaD/HybD family hydrogenase maturation endopeptidase, translating into MTNVSILVLGIGNVLWADEGFGVRAVEYLHQRYTFPDNVLVMDGGTQGVYLLPHVQSCAALIILDAVDYGLTPGTLKLVTDDDVPTFMGAKKISLHQAGFQEVLATARMLGWEPKRILLVGVQPAVIEDYGGSLTPATEVRIDDALAAVLAELDRLGVQATQRTSVPEELGPAALERRAYEQGRPNADVACRFGDERFLSTWRS; encoded by the coding sequence GTGACAAACGTCTCAATTCTTGTGCTCGGAATCGGCAACGTTTTGTGGGCCGACGAGGGCTTCGGTGTTCGCGCCGTCGAATACCTGCACCAGCGCTACACGTTTCCAGACAATGTTCTCGTGATGGATGGCGGAACGCAAGGCGTCTATTTGCTGCCGCATGTTCAGTCCTGCGCGGCGCTAATCATTCTCGATGCTGTTGACTACGGTCTTACACCCGGAACGCTGAAGCTCGTCACCGACGACGATGTGCCGACCTTTATGGGCGCCAAGAAAATCTCGCTTCATCAGGCCGGATTTCAGGAGGTTCTGGCCACAGCGCGAATGCTTGGCTGGGAACCAAAGCGCATCCTCCTTGTCGGCGTGCAGCCCGCAGTGATCGAAGACTACGGCGGATCGCTGACGCCGGCGACCGAAGTCCGCATCGATGACGCTCTGGCCGCCGTACTTGCAGAATTAGACCGCCTCGGCGTCCAGGCCACGCAACGGACATCCGTCCCCGAAGAGCTCGGCCCCGCCGCACTTGAACGACGCGCCTACGAGCAAGGACGGCCGAATGCTGACGTCGCCTGCCGCTTCGGCGATGAACGATTTCTATCCACTTGGAGAAGTTGA
- a CDS encoding Uptake hydrogenase, translating into MMPALTVGLKQLGGKPRITLSTKGENSASRLLLGRSRAEAMRLVPLIFNLCPAAQSAAAAIALGLPPNTQADLHIAVETLREHALVMLREWPVALDRQPDIAAMTGLAKKFTAQQLDNLERVVFNGPSDLVLNDFETWMAKSGANIAADLATVAQWPKAPGRVAYDSDPTFIGRVIHHPGLKRIIDAEGITLFARMAARAIETAALIQEIRSDKIAIRHGTIRNGQGWAEAARGLLTHSARLRNGLIESYCIATPTDGMTGNGAFLETLLNSAATAPHTVRRQQMAIAMTCADPCMPVVWDEEAMRNA; encoded by the coding sequence ATGATGCCGGCGCTCACCGTCGGGCTGAAGCAGCTTGGCGGAAAGCCTCGGATCACACTCTCAACGAAAGGCGAGAATTCTGCCTCTCGTCTGCTGCTCGGACGGAGCCGCGCCGAAGCCATGCGGCTTGTGCCTCTCATATTCAATCTCTGCCCGGCGGCCCAAAGCGCCGCAGCCGCCATAGCCTTGGGGCTGCCGCCGAACACGCAAGCAGATCTTCATATAGCAGTCGAAACGCTCCGTGAGCATGCGCTGGTCATGCTGCGTGAGTGGCCGGTGGCACTGGACCGCCAACCCGATATTGCTGCGATGACGGGACTGGCAAAAAAATTCACGGCTCAGCAACTCGATAATCTGGAGCGCGTCGTTTTCAACGGTCCATCGGACCTTGTGCTGAATGATTTCGAAACTTGGATGGCCAAAAGCGGCGCCAACATCGCCGCGGATCTTGCAACGGTTGCTCAATGGCCAAAGGCGCCGGGTCGCGTCGCCTACGACAGCGATCCGACGTTCATAGGCCGCGTGATTCATCATCCGGGCTTGAAACGCATCATCGACGCGGAAGGCATCACACTCTTTGCGCGCATGGCCGCGCGGGCAATCGAGACAGCCGCGCTCATCCAAGAAATACGCTCGGATAAGATCGCAATCCGACATGGCACAATCCGGAACGGCCAAGGCTGGGCCGAGGCGGCGCGCGGACTCCTCACGCATTCCGCACGTCTGCGCAACGGGTTGATCGAGAGCTATTGCATCGCGACACCAACGGATGGCATGACCGGTAATGGGGCGTTTCTCGAAACACTATTGAACTCGGCCGCTACAGCCCCCCATACCGTCAGGCGACAACAGATGGCCATTGCTATGACGTGCGCAGATCCCTGCATGCCGGTCGTATGGGACGAGGAGGCAATGCGCAATGCATGA
- a CDS encoding hydrogenase expression/formation protein produces the protein MARSFVLPPLGFGPGSQPGEGDGAELDYMVMPSGMRTFQPNFPSIDDPSQILMAVNALRRIGDLAAGWTEGNANLRFDLPEFDSRNAKTFADALGEGEIAVRIDEIPRIEAQESVFAGVWRIREVGNPKGEHIEIGAVPDAVFKRRSDMPPMPPEPGPGVVNGPFLLTEILEQVHQRTERAAPHIVNLTLMPHTPEDLDYLATSLGTGPATFLSRGYGNCRIEATAYPTVWRVRYYNSQDALILDTIEVSEIPEVACAAPEDIRDSATRLAEVAEAMS, from the coding sequence ATGGCCAGAAGCTTTGTCCTTCCGCCTCTCGGATTTGGTCCCGGCAGCCAGCCCGGAGAGGGAGACGGCGCCGAACTCGACTACATGGTGATGCCGTCGGGCATGCGCACGTTTCAACCGAACTTTCCTTCGATTGACGATCCGTCCCAAATTTTGATGGCGGTCAATGCTCTGCGCCGCATAGGGGATTTGGCTGCGGGCTGGACGGAAGGCAACGCAAACCTGCGTTTCGATTTGCCGGAGTTCGATAGCAGAAATGCCAAGACGTTTGCCGATGCGTTGGGCGAAGGAGAGATTGCGGTGCGCATCGATGAGATACCCCGCATCGAAGCTCAAGAGTCGGTGTTTGCCGGAGTTTGGCGAATTCGCGAAGTCGGCAATCCGAAGGGCGAACACATCGAAATCGGCGCAGTGCCAGACGCAGTCTTCAAGCGCCGTTCCGACATGCCACCAATGCCTCCTGAGCCCGGCCCCGGCGTCGTGAATGGCCCCTTTCTGCTGACCGAGATTCTCGAACAGGTGCACCAGCGCACCGAGCGCGCAGCACCCCACATTGTAAATTTGACGTTGATGCCACACACACCGGAAGACCTCGACTATCTGGCAACATCCCTCGGCACGGGGCCGGCGACGTTCCTTTCTCGCGGATACGGCAACTGCCGAATCGAAGCGACCGCATATCCGACAGTCTGGCGCGTCCGCTATTACAATTCGCAGGACGCGTTGATCCTCGACACCATCGAAGTCTCGGAGATTCCCGAAGTTGCATGCGCGGCGCCGGAGGACATTCGCGACTCGGCAACGCGTCTCGCCGAAGTTGCCGAGGCCATGTCATGA
- the hybE gene encoding [NiFe]-hydrogenase assembly chaperone HybE — protein sequence MSGERFEGSFKGNGSNIASDTILECKICWYTYDPAVGDEVRQIRPGMPFTALPADWRCPQCDGGREGFMVVSSSAPAPTDDDQKLAATLAERPKQLAEAFQNIFNTKMRDVPFCNRSLSVEAIGFRIWEGRVIGILLAPWFMNLIILPGPAEDWSHHQVGDKRVFSFPSGRYEFLYNSRPPVGSYFACSLFSAMGEFASQLQATDVARAAIVGLFDETNREETDRVADISMLREAEIARAEENIIPQGNEDNAPDNGILSRRTILIGRKASANQPPVRAS from the coding sequence ATGAGCGGCGAACGTTTTGAAGGATCATTCAAGGGCAACGGCAGCAACATCGCCAGCGATACGATTCTCGAATGCAAAATCTGCTGGTACACCTACGATCCTGCAGTCGGAGACGAGGTCCGGCAAATTCGGCCCGGCATGCCATTTACCGCCCTCCCCGCCGATTGGCGGTGTCCGCAATGCGACGGTGGACGTGAAGGGTTCATGGTGGTCAGCAGCAGCGCGCCAGCGCCGACAGATGACGATCAAAAATTAGCGGCCACGTTGGCCGAACGGCCGAAGCAACTGGCAGAGGCTTTCCAGAATATCTTCAACACGAAGATGCGCGACGTGCCCTTTTGCAATCGCTCGCTCAGCGTCGAAGCAATCGGCTTCCGAATTTGGGAAGGCCGTGTTATCGGCATCCTTCTCGCGCCATGGTTCATGAATTTGATTATCCTGCCGGGCCCAGCCGAGGACTGGTCGCATCATCAAGTCGGCGACAAACGGGTGTTTTCGTTCCCGTCCGGACGCTATGAATTTCTCTACAACAGCCGGCCGCCGGTCGGCAGCTATTTCGCATGTTCTTTGTTTTCTGCGATGGGCGAATTTGCGAGCCAATTGCAGGCAACGGACGTTGCCCGAGCAGCAATCGTCGGCCTATTCGACGAGACCAATCGCGAGGAGACCGACAGGGTCGCCGATATCAGTATGCTGCGCGAAGCCGAGATCGCGCGCGCGGAAGAAAACATCATCCCGCAAGGCAATGAAGATAACGCGCCGGATAACGGCATTCTTAGCCGACGAACGATCCTGATCGGCAGGAAGGCTTCAGCCAACCAACCACCGGTGCGCGCATCATGA
- the cybH gene encoding Ni/Fe-hydrogenase, b-type cytochrome subunit: MTDIVDSESLSPSRPRAPALPGATHQTSVYVYEAPVRLWHWINAAAILVLALTGFFIGRPLPTMPGEASANFLMGYIRFTHFTAGYILAIGFIFRFYWSFIGNFHSKQLFRLPLLDPKWRREVWFELRWYLFLEKQPKKYVGHNPLAQVAMFIFMTLGLTFMIVTGFALYAEGAQRGSWQDKVFGWLIPLVGQSYDVHTLHRLGMWFILTFVIIHIYVAIREDIMSRQSIVSTMISGDRTFKDDDPD; the protein is encoded by the coding sequence ATGACCGACATTGTCGATTCAGAAAGCCTATCCCCATCACGCCCTCGCGCGCCGGCGTTGCCCGGCGCGACCCACCAGACGTCGGTTTACGTCTATGAAGCACCGGTTCGGCTGTGGCATTGGATCAATGCCGCAGCGATCCTCGTTCTCGCGCTGACGGGCTTCTTCATCGGACGCCCGCTGCCAACGATGCCGGGCGAAGCGAGCGCCAATTTTCTGATGGGCTATATTCGCTTCACCCACTTCACGGCAGGCTATATTCTCGCAATCGGCTTCATTTTCCGCTTCTACTGGTCGTTTATCGGCAACTTCCATTCCAAACAGCTCTTTCGTCTTCCGCTCTTGGATCCCAAGTGGCGCAGGGAAGTCTGGTTCGAGCTACGCTGGTATCTGTTCCTGGAAAAACAACCAAAGAAGTACGTCGGGCACAACCCGTTGGCTCAAGTCGCCATGTTTATTTTCATGACACTTGGCCTGACATTCATGATCGTTACCGGCTTTGCGCTTTACGCCGAAGGAGCCCAGCGCGGAAGCTGGCAGGACAAGGTCTTCGGCTGGCTAATCCCGCTTGTCGGCCAGAGTTATGACGTCCACACGCTACACAGGCTTGGCATGTGGTTTATCCTGACGTTCGTCATCATTCACATCTACGTCGCCATCCGCGAAGACATCATGTCCCGTCAGAGCATCGTTTCAACGATGATCTCGGGTGACCGAACTTTCAAAGACGACGACCCAGACTAA
- a CDS encoding hydrogenase small subunit, with protein sequence MKPTETFYEVMRRQGVTRRSFLKFCSLTATALGLGPSYMTEIAHAMETKPRTPVLWLHGLECTCCSESFIRSAHPLVKDVVLSMISLDYDDTLMASAGHQAEAALQDTIERYKGNYILAVEGNPPLNEDGMFCIIGGKPFVDQLRHAAEHAKAIISWGSCASHGCVQAARPNPTQATPVHKVITDKPIIKVPGCPPIAEVMTGVITYMLTFDRLPELDRTGRPKMFYSQRIHDKCYRRPHFDAGQFVEAFDDEGARRGYCLYKVGCKGPTTYNACSTVRWNDGTSFPIQAGHGCIGCSEEGFWDKGSWYARLQTIHQFGIEENADRIGGTVAAGVGGAVAIHAAISALKRAQVKRQSAAENEENV encoded by the coding sequence ATGAAACCAACCGAAACATTCTACGAGGTAATGCGGCGGCAGGGCGTGACTCGCCGGTCGTTCCTCAAGTTCTGCTCACTGACTGCGACGGCACTCGGGCTCGGACCGAGCTACATGACCGAGATCGCGCACGCGATGGAGACCAAGCCGCGCACGCCCGTGCTTTGGCTACATGGTCTGGAATGCACGTGCTGCTCCGAATCGTTCATTCGCTCGGCGCATCCGCTTGTCAAAGACGTCGTCCTCTCGATGATCTCGCTCGACTACGACGATACCTTGATGGCGTCGGCCGGCCATCAGGCGGAAGCCGCGTTACAGGATACGATCGAGCGCTATAAGGGAAATTACATTCTTGCCGTCGAAGGCAATCCGCCGCTCAACGAAGACGGCATGTTCTGCATCATCGGCGGAAAGCCGTTCGTCGATCAGTTGCGGCACGCCGCCGAGCACGCCAAAGCGATCATCTCGTGGGGTTCTTGCGCGAGCCACGGTTGCGTCCAGGCGGCGCGCCCGAACCCGACACAGGCAACACCGGTTCACAAGGTCATCACAGACAAGCCGATCATCAAGGTTCCCGGTTGCCCGCCGATCGCCGAAGTCATGACCGGCGTTATTACCTACATGTTGACCTTCGACCGGTTGCCCGAGCTGGACCGGACCGGCCGCCCGAAAATGTTCTATTCCCAGCGCATTCACGACAAATGCTATCGCCGTCCCCATTTTGACGCCGGGCAGTTCGTCGAAGCATTCGATGATGAAGGCGCCCGCCGCGGCTACTGTCTTTACAAGGTCGGGTGCAAAGGGCCGACAACCTACAACGCCTGTTCGACCGTACGCTGGAATGATGGAACAAGCTTCCCGATTCAAGCGGGGCACGGCTGTATCGGCTGTTCGGAGGAAGGGTTCTGGGACAAGGGTTCCTGGTACGCGCGCCTGCAAACCATCCACCAATTTGGAATTGAAGAAAATGCCGATCGGATCGGCGGCACGGTAGCGGCCGGCGTCGGCGGCGCAGTCGCCATCCACGCCGCGATCAGCGCGCTGAAGCGCGCGCAGGTCAAGCGCCAGTCGGCCGCTGAGAATGAGGAGAACGTTTGA
- a CDS encoding hydrogenase has protein sequence MSKVLKRLTEDLGYPILDETTLECFLAEPGERVLFLTGDPATNLETDDVAAILPELVQAFQHRFQAAVVDRSIEQPLRERYEVWPVPSLIFLCDGEMTGAIPKVRDWTDYLAEIKTILDRPATSVRQ, from the coding sequence ATGTCGAAAGTGCTAAAGCGCCTGACGGAAGATTTGGGCTATCCCATTCTCGATGAAACAACGCTCGAATGTTTTCTCGCGGAGCCGGGCGAACGCGTGCTCTTCCTCACGGGAGATCCGGCGACGAATCTTGAAACCGATGACGTTGCCGCAATTCTTCCCGAACTTGTCCAGGCGTTTCAACATCGCTTCCAAGCAGCGGTCGTAGACCGATCCATCGAGCAACCACTACGAGAGCGATACGAAGTCTGGCCGGTGCCATCGCTCATCTTTCTTTGCGATGGCGAGATGACCGGGGCCATTCCGAAGGTCCGCGATTGGACGGACTATCTTGCCGAGATCAAAACCATCTTAGACCGGCCCGCCACTTCCGTCCGCCAGTAG
- the hypA gene encoding hydrogenase maturation nickel metallochaperone HypA, with protein sequence MHELSICQSLIDLIAEQARVSRFDRVTRVRLEIGCFAGVEPQALMFGFDVSARGTVADGAALEIIDLPGKAWCFDCNRTVDIETHGSECPLCSGARLRVTGGDELRIKDLEVI encoded by the coding sequence ATGCATGAGCTTTCTATCTGCCAAAGTCTTATTGATCTGATTGCTGAACAGGCGAGGGTCTCCCGGTTCGATCGTGTGACGCGTGTCCGTCTTGAAATCGGATGCTTCGCCGGTGTCGAACCACAAGCCCTGATGTTCGGTTTTGATGTCTCCGCGCGCGGAACGGTGGCAGATGGAGCCGCGCTTGAGATCATCGATCTTCCCGGGAAGGCTTGGTGCTTTGATTGTAATCGGACCGTCGATATCGAAACACACGGCTCCGAGTGTCCCCTTTGCTCGGGTGCGCGCTTGCGGGTTACCGGTGGCGATGAACTGCGTATCAAGGACTTGGAGGTGATCTGA
- the hypB gene encoding hydrogenase nickel incorporation protein HypB, with product MCATCGCGPEAVNTAGHGGHAHAQEGHGHHHHGQDGSLDYSGGEAGLHVEGISQNRLVAVEADILSKNNRLAERNRKRLESLAILALNLVSSPGSGKTTLLVETIRQMGAKGIAVIEGDQQTNNDAMRIRATGVPAIQINTGKGCHLEASMVQHAIDHLHLHERDVLFIENVGNLVCPAAFDLGEDSKVAILSVTEGEDKPLKYPHMFAAASLMLLNKVDLAPHVDFDMDACEANARRINPDIEVIRISAKSGEGMQSWLRWIEARRKAVALKAIDAVKARLDNLMLAAGLE from the coding sequence ATGTGTGCGACTTGCGGCTGCGGCCCGGAAGCAGTCAATACAGCTGGCCACGGCGGCCATGCCCACGCTCAGGAGGGTCATGGCCATCACCATCATGGTCAAGACGGAAGTCTCGACTATAGCGGCGGCGAGGCTGGGCTTCACGTCGAGGGCATTTCGCAAAATCGGCTCGTCGCGGTCGAAGCAGACATTCTGTCGAAAAACAATCGACTCGCCGAGCGTAATCGCAAACGGCTCGAAAGCCTTGCGATCCTCGCTCTTAATCTAGTCTCCAGTCCCGGCTCTGGAAAGACGACGCTGCTCGTCGAGACGATTCGGCAAATGGGCGCCAAAGGCATAGCGGTCATCGAAGGCGATCAGCAAACGAACAATGACGCCATGCGCATTCGCGCAACCGGCGTCCCAGCCATTCAGATCAACACAGGAAAAGGCTGCCATCTCGAAGCATCGATGGTCCAGCACGCCATCGATCATCTGCATCTTCATGAGCGCGACGTGCTGTTCATCGAAAATGTTGGGAACCTCGTCTGCCCAGCCGCATTCGATCTCGGCGAAGACAGCAAGGTCGCGATTTTGTCGGTGACCGAGGGGGAGGATAAGCCCCTGAAGTATCCCCACATGTTTGCGGCGGCATCGCTCATGCTGCTAAATAAAGTTGATCTGGCGCCGCATGTCGATTTCGATATGGATGCCTGCGAAGCGAACGCACGGCGCATCAATCCCGATATCGAAGTCATTCGGATTTCGGCAAAAAGCGGTGAAGGAATGCAGTCTTGGTTGCGCTGGATCGAAGCGCGGCGGAAGGCCGTGGCGC